Proteins encoded together in one Neobacillus sp. FSL H8-0543 window:
- a CDS encoding FAD-dependent oxidoreductase: MPEKFDVIVVGAGPAGTACALVCAQNGLNVLLIERGEYPGSKNVMGGVLYRKQMEELIPEFWKEAPLERPVIEQRFWMMDTESVVQFGYKGLEWASEPYNNFTVLRAQFDQWFAKKAVEAGALLINETVVLECIVEDGKVVGVRTDRPDGEVYADVVVLADGVNSLLSKQLGFHKEFRPDEVALTVMEVINLPKEKINDRFNLEDNQGCTIEIFGDSTKGNLGTAFLYTNKDSLNIGVGTTLSSMIKSKMKPYDLLDYLKTHPMVKPMLAGGESAEYLAHLIPEGGYRSVPKVAGNGVVVIGDAAQLVNAIHREGSNMAMSSGKMAAEAVIKAKKNNDFSESSLNSYREALNGSFIMKDLEKYKDAAHTFEKYPQYFKEYVPMMNKAMSKFFTVDGTPKREKQKQIMKSVTAERGTIKVIQDMYRAWKAVK, encoded by the coding sequence ATGCCTGAAAAATTTGATGTCATTGTCGTTGGGGCAGGCCCAGCAGGAACCGCTTGTGCTCTTGTTTGTGCCCAAAACGGTTTAAATGTATTGCTTATTGAAAGAGGAGAGTACCCTGGATCTAAGAATGTAATGGGCGGTGTGCTGTACCGGAAGCAAATGGAAGAACTTATTCCAGAATTCTGGAAGGAAGCACCATTGGAGCGCCCTGTAATTGAACAGCGTTTTTGGATGATGGATACAGAATCAGTCGTCCAGTTTGGTTATAAAGGTCTTGAATGGGCTTCTGAACCATATAATAACTTTACCGTGCTAAGAGCCCAGTTTGACCAATGGTTTGCTAAGAAAGCCGTTGAAGCAGGAGCTCTACTAATTAATGAAACGGTTGTATTAGAGTGTATAGTTGAAGATGGCAAGGTGGTAGGAGTCCGAACAGATCGCCCGGATGGTGAGGTATATGCAGATGTCGTCGTACTTGCAGATGGAGTTAACTCGCTCCTTTCAAAACAACTCGGCTTCCATAAAGAATTCCGCCCGGATGAAGTAGCGCTTACTGTTATGGAAGTAATCAATTTGCCTAAGGAAAAAATAAATGATCGTTTTAATCTTGAAGACAATCAAGGCTGTACAATAGAAATATTTGGTGACTCTACAAAAGGAAACTTGGGTACAGCGTTTCTTTATACAAATAAAGATAGCTTGAATATTGGGGTCGGTACTACGCTTTCAAGTATGATTAAGTCAAAAATGAAGCCCTATGATCTTTTGGATTATTTAAAAACTCATCCAATGGTTAAACCAATGCTCGCTGGGGGAGAGTCTGCAGAATACCTTGCCCACCTCATTCCTGAGGGAGGATATCGCTCCGTTCCGAAGGTAGCAGGAAATGGTGTTGTCGTCATTGGTGACGCCGCACAGCTTGTTAATGCCATTCATCGTGAAGGTTCGAACATGGCTATGTCTTCAGGAAAAATGGCTGCCGAAGCCGTCATAAAAGCTAAAAAGAATAATGATTTCAGTGAATCAAGCTTAAATAGCTACCGCGAAGCGCTAAATGGCAGTTTCATAATGAAAGATTTAGAGAAATACAAAGATGCAGCACATACCTTTGAGAAGTATCCGCAATATTTTAAAGAATATGTGCCGATGATGAACAAAGCAATGAGTAAGTTCTTTACAGTAGATGGAACGCCAAAACGCGAAAAACAAAAACAAATTATGAAGAGTGTAACGGCTGAAAGAGGAACGATCAAAGTAATTCAAGATATGTATCGTGCTTGGAAGGCGGTGAAATAA
- a CDS encoding 4Fe-4S dicluster domain-containing protein, which translates to MSTKNIEEKQYLLRFKADTKSHLTVMDNDICATKCPDKICTIFCPAEVYKWEGLRMQVGYEGCHECGSCRIGCPHQNIKWEYPKGGHGIVFRLA; encoded by the coding sequence ATGTCAACTAAAAATATTGAAGAAAAACAGTATCTTCTTCGATTTAAAGCTGATACGAAATCCCATTTAACCGTAATGGACAATGACATTTGTGCAACGAAATGCCCTGATAAAATTTGTACCATATTCTGTCCTGCCGAGGTTTATAAATGGGAAGGTCTTAGGATGCAGGTGGGCTATGAAGGCTGTCATGAATGCGGAAGCTGTCGGATTGGCTGTCCTCACCAGAATATTAAATGGGAATATCCAAAAGGCGGACATGGAATTGTGTTCCGTTTAGCGTAA